From one Sulfurimonas sp. HSL-3221 genomic stretch:
- a CDS encoding aminopeptidase P N-terminal domain-containing protein → MNELTYKQRRDGLLAQMEEGAAVLGTATLKTRSNDTEYPYRQNSDFFYLTGFEEDNAALVLIRGGDANKSVLFVQPKVEEMELWTGKRTGVDAAKERFDFDEVYSVEAFEEKLPELLENLPRLYGDIFGADERFESARNAADKLRHKRETKRPVTQMIDVTQMVRQMRLLKSEDEIATIRAGLEITAAAHHHAMAVCTPGMMEYALQAEYEYMFTKNGAYSDAYTTIIAGGDHANTLHYIKNDAPLNAGELVLIDAGCEYRHYATDITRTFPVDGRFSEAQKEVYEAVLEVQVAVIAQIGPGLLKSELQKNAEWMLCEKMVALGILQGEVDALIEAKAHKKYFPHGIGHWMGIDVHDQAPYHDAEGNELPLAPGMVLTIEPGLYLPAGDTSLPEKYRGIGIRIEDDILVTESGCENLSAAVAKSVEAIEARCAQNA, encoded by the coding sequence ATGAACGAATTGACCTACAAACAGAGGCGCGACGGGCTGTTAGCACAGATGGAAGAGGGCGCTGCCGTGCTCGGTACCGCGACGCTGAAGACCCGCTCCAACGACACGGAATACCCCTATCGCCAGAACAGCGATTTTTTCTACCTGACGGGTTTTGAAGAGGATAATGCCGCCCTCGTACTTATAAGGGGCGGCGATGCCAATAAGAGCGTACTGTTTGTCCAGCCGAAAGTCGAGGAGATGGAGCTCTGGACGGGCAAGCGCACGGGTGTCGACGCGGCGAAGGAGCGTTTTGACTTCGACGAGGTCTATTCCGTCGAGGCGTTCGAGGAGAAGTTGCCCGAACTGCTGGAGAACCTGCCGCGGCTCTACGGCGATATTTTCGGGGCGGACGAGCGCTTTGAAAGCGCCCGGAATGCGGCGGACAAACTGCGCCACAAGCGGGAGACGAAGCGACCCGTGACGCAGATGATCGACGTTACGCAGATGGTGCGGCAGATGCGGCTGCTCAAGAGCGAAGATGAGATCGCCACGATCCGCGCGGGACTGGAGATCACGGCGGCGGCGCATCACCACGCCATGGCGGTCTGTACCCCCGGGATGATGGAGTATGCGCTCCAGGCGGAGTATGAGTACATGTTCACAAAGAACGGCGCCTACAGCGACGCCTACACGACCATCATCGCCGGCGGGGACCACGCCAATACCCTGCACTACATCAAAAACGATGCGCCACTCAATGCAGGGGAACTCGTTCTCATCGACGCGGGGTGCGAATACCGCCACTACGCCACGGACATCACCCGCACCTTCCCCGTCGACGGCCGTTTCAGCGAGGCCCAGAAAGAGGTTTACGAGGCGGTCCTGGAGGTGCAGGTCGCCGTTATCGCCCAGATCGGGCCGGGGCTTCTCAAGAGCGAACTGCAGAAAAACGCCGAATGGATGCTCTGCGAGAAGATGGTCGCGCTGGGAATATTGCAAGGAGAGGTGGACGCGCTGATCGAGGCGAAAGCGCACAAAAAGTATTTCCCCCACGGCATCGGCCACTGGATGGGCATAGACGTGCACGACCAGGCCCCCTACCATGACGCGGAGGGCAACGAATTGCCCCTGGCACCCGGGATGGTGCTTACCATTGAGCCGGGGCTCTACCTGCCGGCGGGTGACACGTCGCTGCCTGAAAAGTACCGGGGGATCGGCATCCGGATCGAGGACGATATCCTTGTGACGGAGAGCGGCTGCGAAAACCTCAGCGCCGCGGTGGCCAAATCGGTCGAGGCGATCGAGGCGCGCTGCGCTCAGAACGCGTAA
- the serS gene encoding serine--tRNA ligase has translation MIDLKLLQKDFENVSAALMRKKVSPDLIEELRTRNEALKKAKVAFEEVQAAQNEMSRLFGQYKKEGKDIAELKEKVDANKLRIGELQEAQREAEAALDSLAMGIPNMPDADVPDGEDENDNVEIAKILEPRSFAFTPKEHWELAEANGWIDFERGVKIAHSRFAVMNDMGARLERALINFMLDFNRERGFTEMSVPELVNSRALEGTGQLPKFEEDLYKTEEEDLYLVPTAEVPLTNLYQDEIIPEEALPIKMTGHTACFRKEAGSAGRDTRGIIRQHQFRKVELVCITKADDSDRVFDEMVACASDLLKALELPHRLVTLCTGDLGFGAAKTIDLEVWLPGQSTYREISSVSNTRDFQARRAKIRYKEGKKNLLAHTLNGSSLAVGRTMVAIMENFQNEDGSIEIPQVLHKYL, from the coding sequence ATGATCGACCTCAAACTGCTTCAGAAAGATTTCGAAAACGTCAGTGCCGCGCTGATGCGCAAAAAGGTCAGCCCCGACCTGATCGAAGAACTCCGCACGCGCAACGAAGCCCTCAAAAAAGCCAAGGTGGCTTTCGAAGAGGTGCAGGCGGCCCAGAACGAGATGAGCCGCCTTTTCGGGCAGTATAAAAAAGAGGGGAAAGACATCGCCGAGCTCAAGGAAAAGGTCGACGCGAACAAGCTCCGCATCGGCGAACTGCAGGAGGCGCAGCGCGAAGCCGAGGCCGCCCTCGACAGCCTCGCGATGGGGATCCCGAACATGCCCGATGCCGACGTCCCCGACGGCGAAGACGAAAACGACAACGTCGAGATCGCCAAGATCCTCGAACCGCGCAGCTTCGCTTTCACCCCGAAAGAGCACTGGGAACTGGCGGAAGCCAACGGCTGGATCGATTTCGAGCGCGGCGTCAAGATCGCCCACAGCCGTTTTGCCGTCATGAACGACATGGGTGCACGCCTGGAGCGCGCCCTCATCAACTTCATGCTCGACTTCAACCGCGAACGCGGCTTTACGGAGATGAGCGTGCCTGAACTCGTCAACAGCCGCGCGCTCGAAGGTACCGGCCAGCTGCCGAAGTTCGAAGAGGACCTTTATAAGACCGAGGAGGAGGATCTCTACCTCGTCCCGACGGCCGAGGTGCCGCTGACGAACCTCTACCAGGACGAGATCATCCCCGAAGAGGCGCTGCCGATCAAAATGACGGGGCACACCGCCTGTTTCCGCAAAGAGGCGGGCTCCGCCGGGCGCGACACCCGCGGCATCATCCGTCAGCACCAGTTTAGAAAGGTCGAACTCGTCTGTATCACCAAGGCCGACGACAGCGACCGTGTCTTCGACGAGATGGTGGCCTGCGCCTCCGACCTGCTCAAAGCCCTCGAACTCCCCCACCGCCTCGTCACCCTCTGCACCGGCGACCTCGGCTTCGGCGCGGCAAAGACGATCGACCTCGAGGTGTGGCTGCCGGGGCAGAGCACCTACCGCGAGATCAGTTCCGTCTCCAACACCCGCGACTTCCAGGCCCGCCGGGCAAAGATCCGCTACAAAGAGGGCAAGAAAAACCTCCTCGCCCACACGCTAAACGGCTCCTCCCTCGCCGTCGGCCGCACGATGGTCGCCATTATGGAGAACTTCCAAAACGAAGACGGCTCCATCGAGATCCCCCAGGTCCTGCACAAGTACCTCTGA
- a CDS encoding MATE family efflux transporter: MNKKILSLAIPNIISNISVPLVSAVDTMLMGHQGSAELAALGLVSMIFVFLYGSLNFLRMGTTGMTAQAFGAHDARGISLTLYRALLVTLLFAGLLLLFREPLAVTAFELMNVGAGYSEEARRYFELRIWTAPAVLMLYALTGWYFGMQNAVIPLAITLCINLVNIVLSYYFVMELGWGIEGAAYGTLIAQYAGLLLAVAFLFKYRERLHPYGMAALLKRSELGRFLHVNKDIFIRTTALTFVFAFFYSQAAKESEQTLTVMILLLQFVVWFAYSLDGFANAAESLVGRYYGAKEWEDFHRVIRYLFAWGIGFSLLYMLFYGLFGEALLQLYTDQRAIIEATLPFIPYVAAVPLLSFAAFIWDGVFIGMTASRALRNAILYSTALFLGLFYLTEGTDFTYALWINFMLFFLFRGVVQSWMFLRRREELV; the protein is encoded by the coding sequence ATGAACAAAAAGATACTCTCCCTCGCGATCCCGAACATTATCAGCAATATCTCCGTGCCGCTGGTCTCGGCGGTCGATACGATGCTGATGGGGCACCAGGGGAGCGCCGAGCTGGCCGCACTGGGGCTGGTGAGCATGATCTTCGTTTTCCTCTACGGTTCGCTCAACTTCCTGCGCATGGGAACGACGGGCATGACCGCGCAGGCCTTCGGAGCGCACGATGCGCGGGGCATCTCCCTGACGCTCTACCGCGCGCTGCTCGTGACGCTGCTGTTTGCGGGACTGCTGCTGCTCTTTAGGGAGCCGCTGGCCGTGACGGCGTTTGAGCTGATGAACGTCGGGGCGGGGTACAGCGAGGAGGCGCGGCGCTATTTCGAGCTGCGCATCTGGACGGCGCCGGCGGTGTTGATGCTCTATGCGCTGACGGGGTGGTACTTCGGGATGCAGAATGCTGTAATCCCGCTCGCGATCACCCTCTGTATCAACCTTGTCAATATCGTGCTCAGCTACTACTTTGTCATGGAACTGGGCTGGGGGATAGAGGGGGCGGCGTACGGCACGCTCATCGCCCAGTACGCCGGGCTGCTCCTCGCGGTGGCATTTCTGTTCAAATACAGAGAACGGCTGCACCCCTACGGCATGGCGGCACTGCTCAAACGCAGCGAACTGGGGCGTTTCCTGCATGTCAACAAGGATATCTTCATCCGAACGACGGCGCTGACCTTCGTCTTTGCCTTTTTTTACTCCCAGGCGGCCAAAGAGAGCGAGCAGACCCTGACGGTAATGATCCTTCTGCTGCAGTTCGTCGTCTGGTTCGCCTACAGCCTGGACGGCTTTGCCAACGCGGCAGAGTCCCTGGTGGGCAGATATTACGGGGCAAAGGAGTGGGAAGATTTCCACCGCGTCATCCGATATCTTTTCGCCTGGGGGATCGGCTTCAGCCTGCTCTATATGCTCTTTTACGGGCTTTTCGGCGAGGCGCTGCTGCAGCTATATACGGACCAGCGTGCCATTATTGAGGCCACGCTGCCCTTTATACCCTACGTTGCCGCCGTGCCACTGCTGAGCTTCGCCGCCTTTATCTGGGACGGGGTCTTTATCGGGATGACGGCATCAAGGGCGCTGCGCAACGCCATCCTCTACTCCACGGCGCTTTTCCTCGGGCTTTTTTACCTGACGGAGGGGACTGATTTCACCTATGCGCTCTGGATCAATTTCATGCTTTTCTTCCTGTTCCGGGGTGTGGTTCAGAGCTGGATGTTTTTACGCAGAAGAGAGGAGTTGGTATAG
- the pssA gene encoding CDP-diacylglycerol--serine O-phosphatidyltransferase, producing the protein MAAPSRSLAFLLPNLFTAASIFAGVYSMIAATQGRFGFAAWMILLSLIFDGLDGRVARLTNTCSRFGAEFDSLADIIAFGAAPAMLIYLYAGHEYGRFGVLVSALFVIFGAIRLARFNVMTAQTEPSVFIGVPIPTAATFSAVLVLLFTKYGGHAAYGWIILAGALVTALLMVSNIRYPSFKKIDMHAMHVKRVLVALLVAASLIFLFPIEGVALMFTIYILYGPLRATWFFYQRYTLLRKYRHRHKK; encoded by the coding sequence ATGGCCGCACCGTCGCGCTCACTTGCTTTTCTGCTTCCGAACCTCTTCACCGCCGCAAGTATCTTCGCCGGTGTCTACAGCATGATAGCCGCCACGCAGGGACGGTTCGGGTTTGCCGCGTGGATGATACTCCTTTCGCTCATCTTCGACGGACTCGACGGCCGTGTCGCCCGCCTGACCAACACCTGCAGCCGCTTCGGCGCCGAGTTCGACTCCCTGGCCGATATCATCGCCTTCGGTGCCGCACCGGCGATGCTCATCTACCTCTATGCCGGGCACGAGTACGGGCGTTTCGGGGTGCTGGTGAGCGCGCTTTTCGTCATCTTCGGCGCGATACGTCTTGCCCGTTTCAACGTGATGACCGCCCAGACGGAACCCTCAGTCTTCATCGGGGTGCCTATTCCGACCGCGGCGACGTTTTCGGCCGTGCTCGTGCTGCTGTTCACGAAATACGGGGGGCATGCCGCCTACGGCTGGATCATCCTGGCCGGTGCCCTTGTCACGGCGCTGCTGATGGTCAGCAACATCCGTTACCCCAGTTTCAAAAAGATCGATATGCACGCGATGCACGTCAAGCGGGTCCTGGTGGCGCTGTTGGTGGCGGCTTCGCTGATCTTCCTTTTCCCCATCGAGGGCGTCGCCCTGATGTTTACGATCTACATCCTCTACGGACCGCTGCGCGCCACCTGGTTCTTCTACCAGCGCTATACCCTGCTGCGCAAATACCGGCACCGGCATAAAAAGTAG